A single Anopheles maculipalpis chromosome 3RL, idAnoMacuDA_375_x, whole genome shotgun sequence DNA region contains:
- the LOC126564106 gene encoding uncharacterized protein LOC126564106 codes for MQFIRQSVVVLILLCNRYSNGDTTSMAQLANERQINAIELAMMPNIRESLDDCHMRYYKYDLPKEEYSVYDRPRLKFRELPHLAMIGWTGLDGTVGWNCMGALVWENFILTSASCTQNENRIAPDVMRMGNPGEEQQIKIGEVIRHPEYRESDRQHNIALLRLESKVQLDGTAVPVCLWTEEENHFRSMEAVRRNDLGTSIPTKVTVRPVPGSCDAGSSNATVQRSELCVDSGETDSCMWIAGGFLQVSLLHSAKVSPYLIAISSSSSGSCARSKSTEYTKVFSYFEWIQSTIEAAGTSAWAWKLRETGCALRYINLRPYEKDVIIGETASHYTVSSARRYIDPRDTHAMAEIHFTGFNSNVDDCNGLIIDEDTVLTLAQCTTKHGKRATYVKYMYNEENTVVKHYNHPGYRDGQLYNDIGLLKVKMRFTFFEYFVPQCLWHGEEIPQEKIELTGKGREDLNTLFIHDEPVEVFYPQTIRLTPRVEVLPFDNCSYPEEISKNLPRGLTEEHLCFGNEPYLVPTTCTQTFGGPIGGLAYRFNRTFRYAFALNLAGRDCGFGWAALGVRLASHIDWLKSMLLPGHKADSGSVHFLHSDLEENDTCRHVDGTIGVCVDAGRCPRIRYEFSVNRQVVFCSSSSVVCCPYENLLNETSVAGRELDECEDRYKEERKLSTERLFGNGPLSDDFPHLVEIGWQASGDTNVQWNCRGTIIASSAILTSAKCVKQQTNSPSLVRLGVNNAAPVMDVQETIMHPEYDRATGKNDIAVVKLRHSIEKRSTTKYPACIWSNQTHTPFEMIQLIINESGEDYVFSTAKYNTDCGDSETEIASRQLCVDVHPPNTVVTEGDPMFWTKTLADGTMAQYLVGIMSHTAANDGSVKIHHRMSSYVGWIKSIL; via the exons ATGCAGTTCATCAGACAGAGTGTAGTTGTGCTTATATTGCTATGCAATCGTTATA GCAATGGCGATACAACGTCCATGGCACAATTGGCGAACGAACGTCAGATAAACGCCATAGAACTAGCGATGATGCCTAATATTCGTGAATCATTAGATG ATTGTCATATGAGATATTACAAATACGACTTACCAAAAGAAGAGTATTCCGTTTACGATCGACCTCGCTTAAAGTTCCGAGAGCTCCCCCATCTGGCCATGATTGGCTGGACCGGTTTGGATGGTACCGTAGGATGGAACTGTATGGGAGCACTAGTGTGGGAGAATTTCATTTTAACATCAGCAAGCTGTACGCAGAACGAAAA TCGGATAGCTCCCGATGTGATGCGCATGGGGAATCCCGGTGAGGAGCAACAGATAAAGATTGGCGAAGTTATACGCCATCCGGAATATAGAGAGAGTGACCGACAACACAATATTGCTTTGTTGCGCTTGGAATCAAAGGTTCA aCTTGATGGTACGGCTGTGCCTGTGTGTCTTTGGACAGAAGAAGAGAATCACTTCCGTAGTATGGAAGCGGTCAGAAGAAATGATTTAGGAACTTCAATCCCTACTAAAGTTACTGTTCGTCCTGTGCCGGGTAGTTGTGATGCAGGATCTAGTAACGCCACCGTACAGAGATCTGAGCTGTGCGTAGACAGTGGTGAAACGGATTCATGTATG TGGATTGCTGGCGGATTTCTTCAAGTATCACTGCTCCACAGTGCCAAGGTGTCTCCATACCTGATTGCGATCAGTTCCTCGTCCAGTGGTTCCTGTGCACGATCAAAATCTACTGAATACACAAAAGTTTTCTCCTACTTTGAGTGGATACAATCAACCATTGAGGCTGCAGGAACATCAGCGTGGG CATGGAAATTGAGAGAAACTGGATGTGCTCTTCGCTACATTAACTTAAGACCCTATGAGAAGGATGTGATAATAGGCGAAACGGCGTCTCACTATACAGTATCATCGGCTAGAAGGTACATTGACCCAAGAGATACACATGCAATGGCTGAAATACATTTCACTGGATTCAATTCCAACGTGGATGATTGTAATGGGCTGATAATAGACGAGGACACCGTACTGACGTTGGCCCAGTGTACGACGAAACATGG AAAACGTGCCACATACGTAAAGTACATGTACAACGAAGAGAATACTGTTGTAAAACATTACAATCATCCGGGCTATCGTGATGGACAGCTATACAATGACATCGGACTGTTGAAGGTGAAAATGCGCTTCACCTTCTTTGAGTACTTTGTACCGCAATGTCTTTGGCATGGTGAAGAGATTCCTCAAGAGAAGATTGAATTGACTGGTAAAGGAAGAGAAGATCTTAACACCCTCTTCATACACGATGAACCTGTGGAAGTGTTTT ACCCACAAACCATTCGTCTGACTCCACGTGTTGAGGTACTTCCATTTGACAACTGTTCTTACCCGGAAGAAATTTCGAAGAACCTACCAAGAGGATTAACTGAGGAACATTTGTGCTTTGGCAACGAACCATACCTAGTGCCAACCACGTGTACACAAACGTTCGGTGGTCCGATCGGAGGGTTAGCGTACAGATTCAACCGAACATTTCGATATGCGTTCGCACTTAACTTAGCCGGCCGTGATTGTGGTTTCGGATGGGCGGCATTAGGTGTGCGGCTCGCATCGCACATTGACTGGTTGAAATCAATGTTGCTACCAGGTCACAAAGCGGATAGTGGATCAGTTCACTTTTTGCATTCCGATTTGGAAGAAAACGATACTTGCCGGCATGTGGATGGTACGATTGGAGTGTGTGTGGATGCTGGTAGATGTCCCCGAATTCGGTACGAATTTTCGGTCAACCGTCAGGTGGTGTTTTGTAGCTCGTCTAGCGTTGTTTGCTGTCCGTATGAAAATTTGCTGAATGAAACAAGCGTTGCTGGTCGGGAGCTGGACGAGTGTGAGGATCGCTACAAGGAGGAACGGAAACTTTCAACCGAACGTTTGTTTGGCAACGGTCCTCTGAGTGATGACTTTCCTCATCTG GTTGAAATCGGTTGGCAGGCTAGTGGCGATACAAATGTTCAATGGAATTGTCGAGGAACCATTATCGCATCCAGCGCTATTTTGACTAGCGCAAAGTGtgtaaagcaacaaacaaactcacCTTCTCTGGTTCGACTTGGAGTGAACAATGCAGCTCCGGTTATGGATGTGCAGGAAACGATCATGCATCCCGAGTACGATAGAGCTACTGGCAAGAATGATATAGCAGTAGTTAAATTGAGACACTCAATAGAAAAAAGATCAACAACGAAATATCCTGCTTGCATTTGGAGCAATCAAACTCATACTCCGTTTGAAATGATTCAACTCATAATAA ATGAATCGGGCGAAGACTACGTTTTCTCCACAGCTAAATACAACACGGATTGTGGCGATTCCGAAACAGAAATAGCTTCCCGGCAGCTTTGTGTTGATGTGC